The proteins below come from a single Numenius arquata chromosome 19, bNumArq3.hap1.1, whole genome shotgun sequence genomic window:
- the DBH gene encoding dopamine beta-hydroxylase, whose protein sequence is MYFTMIAVFLVILVVALQGSAPRGSDFPYKVPLDPRGLLELSWNVSYPEQVVHFQLLLRDLRFGLLFGMSDRGEFENADLAVLWSDGHNSYFGDAWSDAKGQLHMDSQQDYQLLGARRAPEGLYLLFRRAFSTCDPKDYLIEDGTVHLIYGILEKPVHSLHAINISAIHRGLQRVQLLKPNITIPELPSDMKTMEITAPNIVIPSQETTYWCYMTELPADFPKHHIIMYEPVITAGNEALVHHMEVFQCAAEFDSFPHYNGPCDSKMKPDRLNYCRHVLAAWAMGAQAFYYPKEAGLAFGGPGSSRYLRLEIHYHNPLVFEGRHDSSGIRLYYTATLRRYDAGIMELGLVYTPVMAIPPGEDAFILTGYCTDKCTQLALPAAGIRIFASQLHTHLAGRKVVTVLSRDGRERQVVNADGHYSPHFQEIRMLKELVAVFPGDELITTCTYNTEDRSRATVGGFGILEEMCVNYVHYYPQTQLELCKSAVDPGYLHRYFNLVNRFNDEEVCTCPQVSVPQQFFSVPWNTFNRDVLKSLYSFAPISMHCNKSSAVRFPGEWEKQPLPTITERLREPIPHCPSAPGPRPATPVPLNLGPLRRD, encoded by the exons ATGTACTTCACCATGATCGCGGTGTTCCTGGTCATCTTGGTGGTGGCCCTGCAAGGCTCCGCACCCCGTGGGAGTGATTTTCCCTACAAGGTGCCCCTGGATCCCCGGGGGCTGCTCGAGCTCTCCTGGAACGTCAGCTACCCCGAGCAAGTGGTGCATTTCCAGCTCCTCCTCAGGGACCTGCGGTTCGGGCTCCTCTTCGGGATGTCGGACAGGGGGGAGTTCGAGAACGCGGACCTGGCCGTGCTCTGGAGCGATGGGCACAATTCCTATTTTGGG GATGCCTGGAGTGATGCCAAGGGGCAGCTCCACATGGACTCGCAGCAGGACTACCAGCTCCTTGGAGCTCGGAGGGCTCCTGAGGGGCTCTACCTCCTCTTCAGAAGAGCCTTCAGCACTTGTGACCCCAAGGACTACCTTATAGAG GATGGCACCGTGCACCTTATCTACGGGATCCTGGAGAAACCAGTCCATTCCCTCCACGCCATCAACATCTCTGCCATCCACAGGGGACTGCAGAGGGTGCAGCTGCTAAAGCCCAACATCACCATCCCTGAATTGCCCAGCGACATGAAGACCATGGAGATAACGGCTCCCAACATTGTCATTCCCAGCCAGGAGACAACCTACTGGTGTTACATGACAGAGCTCCCAGCTGACTTCCCCAAACATCACATTATCATG TACGAGCCAGTGATCACGGCAGGCAACGAGGCCCTGGTCCACCACATGGAAGTCTTCCAGTGCGCTGCTGAGTTCGACAGCTTCCCCCATTACAACGGGCCCTGCGACTCCAAGATGAAGCCAGACCGGCTCAACTACTGCAGGCACGTGCTTGCCGCATGGGCCATGGGAGCACAG gCTTTCTACTACCCCAAAGAAGCAGGTCTTGCCTTTGGTGGCCCAGGCTCCTCCAGATATTTGCGCCTTGAGATCCATTACCACAACCCCCTGGTGTTCGAAG GTCGCCACGACTCCTCGGGAATCCGCCTCTACTACACGGCCACCCTGCGACGCTACGACGCCGGCATCATGGAGCTGGGCTTGGTCTACACGCCGGTGATGGCCATTCCCCCGGGCGAGGACGCTTTCATCCTCACAGGGTATTGCACCGACAAATGCACCCAGCTG GCTCTGCCCGCTGCCGGCATCCGCATCTTCGCCTCCCAGCTCCACACTCACCTGGCAGGACGAAAAGTGGTGACAGTGCTGTCCCGGGACGGGAGAGAGCGGCAGGTCGTCAACGCTGACGGTCACTACAGCCCTCACTTCCAG gaGATCCGCATGCTGAAGGAGCTGGTTGCCGTTTTTCCA GGTGACGAACTCATCACGACCTGCACATACAACACGGAGGACCGGAGCCGAGCCACCGTG GGTGGGTTTGGCATCCTGGAGGAGATGTGCGTGAACTACGTGCACTACTACCCCCAGACGCAGCTGGAGCTCTGCAAAAGTGCCGTGGATCCCGGCTACTTGCACCGATACTTCAACCTCGTGAACAG GTTTAACGATGAGGAGGTCTGCACGTGCCCGCAGGTCTCTGTCCCGCAGCAGTTTTTCTCTGTCCCCTGGAACACGTTCAACCGAGATGTGCTGAAATCCCTCTACAGCTTTGCTCCCATCTCCATGCACTGCAACAAATCCTCAGCTGTCCGGTTCCCG GGCGAGTGGGAGAAGCAGCCGCTTCCCACCATCACCGAGAGGCTGCGGGAACCCATCCCTCACTGCCCATCTGCCCCAGGGCCTCGGCCTGCTACCCCTGTCCCCCTCAACCTGGGCCCGCTCAGGAGGGACTGA